The Strix aluco isolate bStrAlu1 chromosome 19, bStrAlu1.hap1, whole genome shotgun sequence genome contains a region encoding:
- the MRM3 gene encoding rRNA methyltransferase 3, mitochondrial has protein sequence MAALGRLAPGLGRALLRPGGTRGAAAAGRRGVRALRRSPVRVLPPQKERGGAAGAQRSPRERPPTPPPPPAVEWSPAGLGLRYEKAAPGDRRLGKVVTIAKSKKFRDHHGKVLLEGHRLIKDALEAGAVLQTLFFSTMGHLKELPEAQLKRANLVKVKFEDIKSWSDLVTPQGLIGIFSKPEHAKMSYPATQLTNSLPLLLICDNIRDPGNLGTILRSAAGAGCEKVLLTKGCVDPWEPKVLRAGMGAHFRLPIVASLDWESVPSNLPAGVRVCVADNKDPGAQAEVAPVPGGAGGAGSAPGNPRAPAESKPKAAPECEDEEGAVSVCVPELAAQHYYENWPRTPVAVVIGGETHGLSPDALHLAASTGGTRLLIPVVPGVDSLNAAVAASIVLFEGKRQLLRKHKQEDERQQFPVAG, from the exons ATGGCGGCGCTGGGGCGGCTGGCGCCGGGGTTGGGCCGGGCGCTTCTGCGGCCCGGTGGGAcgaggggggcggcggcggcggggcggcgcggggtgCGGGCGCTGCGGCGGAGCCCCGTGCGGGTACTGCCGCCGCAgaaggagcggggcggggcggccggggcgcAGCGGAGCCCCCGGGAGCGCCCTcccaccccgccgccgcctccagcGGTGGAGTGGAGCCCggccgggctggggctgcggTACGAGAAGGCGGCACCCGGTGACAGGAGGCTGGG aaaagtggtGACCATCGCCAAGTCAAAGAAGTTCCGGGATCATCACGGGAAGGTTCTGCTGGAGGGTCACAGGCTGATCAAGGATGCGCTGgaggcaggagctgtgctgcagaCTCTCTTCTTCAGCACCATGGGGCACCTGAAGGAACTGCCTGAGGCACAGCTAAAACGAGCCAACTTAGTTAAGGTGAAATTCGAAGACATTAAGAGCTGGTCTGACCTCGTAACTCCTCAGGGGCTTATAG GGATCTTTTCCAAGCCCGAGCATGCCAAGATGTCTTACCCTGCCACTCAGCTAACCAACTCCTTGCCCCTGCTCCTCATCTGTGACAATATCCGAGATCCGGGAAACCTCGGGACAATTCTGAgatctgcagcaggagcaggctgtgAGAAAGTGCTGCTCACCAAAG GCTGTGTGGATCCCTGGGAGCCGAAGGTGCTCCGCGCAGGCATGGGCGCTCACTTCCGCCTGCCCATCGTCGCCAGCCTGGACTGGGAATCTGTTCCCAGCAACCTTCCCGCCGGTGTCCGGGTCTGTGTGGCCGACAACAAAGACCCAGGCGCTCAGGCTGAGGTCGCGCCCGTGCCGGGGGGAGCTGGTGGGGCCGGCTCAGCTCCCGGCAACCCAAGGGCTCCTGCGGAATCCAAACCCAAGGCTGCTCCTGAGTGCGAGGATGAGGAGGGAGCGGTGAGTGTCTGCGTCCCGGAGCTGGCCGCGCAGCATTACTACGAGAACTGGCCACGGACTCCAGTGGCAGTGGTGATCGGTGGAGAGACCCACGGGCTGAGCCCAGATGCGCTTCACCTCGCGGCCAGCACGGGGGGGACGAGACTGCTCATCCCCGTGGTGCCGGGTGTGGACAGCCTGAACGCCGCTGTCGCTGCCAGCATCGTGCTGTTTGAGGGGAAGAGACAGTTGCTGCGGAAGCACAAGCAGGAAGATGAAAGGCAGCAGTTCCCTGTAGCGGGCTAA
- the GLOD4 gene encoding glyoxalase domain-containing protein 4, producing the protein MAARRALHFVFKVGDRGRSARFYRELLGMSVLRHEEFEEGCKATCNGPYDGKWSKTMVGYGPEDNHFVAELTYNYGIGEYHLGNDFLGLTLVSSQAVSNAKKMGWPLKEVTAGIFEAEAPGGYKFYLEDKEELRQDPVLKVTLGVSDLQKSVNYWSDLLGMKIYEKDEEKQRALLGYADNQCKLELKTVGGAVDHGTAFGRIAFSCAKEELPDIEALMKKENQKILTPLVSLDTPGKATVQVIILADPDGHEICFVGDEAFRDLSKVDPNGDRLLDDAMAADGSDKWFAAQKLKKASA; encoded by the exons ATGGCGGCCCGGCGCGCGCTGCACTTCGTCTTCAAAGTGGGCGACCGCGGCCGGAGCGCGCGGTTCTACCGGGAGCTGCTGGGCATGAGC GTGCTGAGGCACGAGGAGTTCGAGGAGGGCTGCAAGGCCACCTGCAACGG CCCTTATGATGGAAAATGGAGCAAAACGATGGTGGGCTATGGGCCAGAAGACAACCACTTTGTTGCAGAATTGACCTACAATTATGGTATTGGAGAATATCACCTGGGCAATGACTTTCTG GGCCTGACACTGGTGTCCAGCCAGGCCGTGAGCAATGCAAAGAAGATGGGGTGGCCTCTCAAGGAAGTCACAGCTGGCATTTTTGAAGCTGAAGCCCCAGGCGGATACAAGTTCTACTTGGAAGACAAGGAAGAACTCAGGCAAG ATCCTGTGCTAAAGGTAACCTTGGGTGTCTCCGATCTGCAGAAGTCTGTTAACTACTGGTCTGATTTGCTGGGGATGAAAATATATGAGAAGGATGAGGAAAAACAAAGGGCTTTGCTGGGCTACGCGGATAATCAG tgtAAGTTGGAGTTGAAAACAGTTGGAGGAGCTGTGGATCACGGGACAGCGTTTGGGCGGATTGCCTTCTCCTGTGCAAAGGAAGAG ttACCAGACATTGAAGCCCTGATGAAAAAGGAGAATCAGAAAATTTTAACACCTCTGGTTAGCTTGGACACACCTGGCAAGGCCACAGTACAAGTGATTATTTTGGCTGATCCT GATGGCCATGAAATCTGTTTTGTGGGAGATGAGGCATTCAGAGATCTGTCCAAGGTGGACCCCAACGGTGACAGACTGTTGGATGAT GCCATGGCGGCGGACGGCAGTGACAAGTGGTTTGCTGCGCAGAAACTGAAGAAGGCTTCTGCTTAG
- the GEMIN4 gene encoding gem-associated protein 4 isoform X1, producing the protein MEPGPWGVCEETAILHGGFLLAARLTQPRPLRELRKADWPRVGPPITDALREIGARCPSPLQHGLWKKEAVAIVWAKVLLPGPPAASLDQGWKEDGFFSVGRMIPDVNHTILFELVKALDVPQLFVQLLLVLPRDVGRSQLEHLVEYVASETSPSDIRLFLDVWWEVMKHKEGQEDAIVSAFSTLIHQHGCESCLDDGLQPPKRFKGDPGSLNDPPAATSLLMALMEGLKQTYGSITLPAMRCYGLANMVELLSVFTELEPEGSTLPAAEYLEKVSSVVGLWTSNTESQFHHMGLGEKVKEAERSMSLLSTAKISREELFVGLGFLHSLLCAWGEELQGTLNSSEQLCYESYRLLDTLTTFEKNLVCFSETRDLGEDETHVVLELTQITKDFLTETSASLKSKDSDTSLVSSVAMTIIEQKLDRHMEMCSIFASEKTWAFSKDWVNCLMKNKALFQKPELVLKLLETLMDFAVSRQDKEGQELEMQVTQAIMECYTELSLTDKNKVISSVLVSWGGAGLSLNLQGVTEGFQEDLNVTFNQITKSVSDEGLTRAVAAVARLTLLYPEATVKQVCNLAVVNRGAHPFLAQILCSFPALSFLETRNDPGRPRSLVGRCLEEAVWGRLSTAREEEQFLEFLSFLMQPSSATPLVSPAEVTKVFVLPYLKSDSAQIELSLQILSKVLEVQSCLEEHWIKSCHPFPLLLSLCKLLDGYSKYWHQPRDQLFPSLETKDLILNILCQLCEVVRPETAPSPELWVQSLAWLHRRVALLDWTVGLRLKKLYGDHFKNEVPATLFEICALPEDEWTSRDVPAYGPGSGLLAWMECCCVSTVLRETMLTLLTVNADNPEEVNLFSKGFLVALIQVLPWCSHSEWKRLTPVVENLLQRQVLHVPYTLEYVQYMPLLNLRPFACSLQFSVLFLRGFQLLCSSSCSTWLPAEAWLHVVQLYCSSLTALLGCVKSAAGPPWHPAEDRTPTQEVSFVCIQMFCHLLHVAAMLPDKGCSDPLVVVALEILSQYETFSSADTAPSNALRRANERHFLESITDNVRDEALRGTLLQKLSKLGASSA; encoded by the exons ATGGAACCCG GGCCGTGGGGCGTGTGCGAGGAGACGGCCATCCTGCACGGCGGGTTCCTGCTGGCCGCCCGGCTGACCCAGCCGCGGCCGCTGCGGGAGCTGCGCAAAGCCGACTGGCCACGCGTGGGACCCCCCATCACCGATGCGCTGCGGGAGATCGGGGCCCGCTGCCCTTCGCCGCTGCAGCACGGCCTCTGGAAGAAAGAGGCGGTGGCCATCGTCTGGGCTAAAGTCCTGCTGCCGGGCCCGCCGGCCGCCTCACTGGACCAGGGGTGGAAGGAGGACGGCTTCTTCTCCGTGGGCAGGATGATCCCCGACGTTAACCACACCATCCTCTTCGAGCTGGTGAAGGCCCTTGATGTGCCCCAGCTCTTcgtgcagctgctgctggtgctgccacGGGATGTGGGCCGGAGCCAGCTGGAGCACTTGGTGGAGTACGTCGCCAGCGAGACGTCCCCGTCGGACATCAGGTTGTTCCTGGACGTGTGGTGGGAGGTGATGAAACACAAGGAGGGCCAGGAAGACGCAATAGTCTCTGCGTTCAGCACTCTCATACATCAGCATGGGTGTGAATCCTGTCTGGATGATGGTCTCCAGCCCCCAAAGAGGTTCAAGGGTGACCCTGGCTCTCTGAATGACCCCCCCGCTGCCACCAGCCTGCTCATGGCCCTGATGGAGGGGTTAAAGCAAACCTATGGGAGCATCACCCTGCCCGCCATGAGGTGCTATGGCTTGGCCAACATGGTGGAGCTGCTGTCCGTGTTCACCGAACTAGAGCCGGAgggcagcaccctccctgccgCAGAGTACCTGGAAAAGGTCAGCTCTGTGGTTGGCCTCTGGACCAGCAACACTGAAAGCCAGTTCCACCACATGGGGCTAGGCGAGAAGGtgaaggaagcagagagaagcaTGAGCCTCTTGTCCACAGCCAAGATCTCTCGTGAGGAGCTCTTTGTTGGCTTGGGCTTTCTCCATAGCTTGTTGTGTgcctggggagaggagctgcagggcaCCCTGAACAGCTCTGAGCAGCTCTGCTATGAGAGCTACCGGCTCCTGGACACGCTTACCACCTTTGAGAAGAACCTGGTTTGCTTCTCAGAGACTAGAGATCTGGGTGAGGATGAGACACATGTAGTGCTAGAGCTGACACAGATCACCAAGGACTTTCTCACAGAGACCAGCGCCAGCCTGAAGAGCAAGGATTCAGACACCAGCCTGGTGTCTTCAGTTGCCATGACAATCATTGAGCAAAAGCTGGACCGGCACATGGAGATGTGCTCCATTTTTGCTTCTGAGAAGACCTGGGCCTTTTCAAAGGACTGGGTTAATTGCCTCATGAAAAACAAAGCTCTCTTCCAGAAACCAGAACTAGTTTTGAAATTGCTGGAGACGCTGATGGACTTTGCTGTGTCCCGCCAAGACAAGGAGGGCCAAGAGCTGGAGATGCAAGTGACCCAAGCCATCATGGAGTGTTACACTGAGCTTTCGCTAACCGACAAAAACAAAGTGATCTCAAGCGTCCTGGTGTCCTGGGGCGGAGCAGGTCTGTCCCTGAACTTGCAGGGTGTCACAGAgggcttccaggaggatctgaaCGTGACTTTCAACCAGATCACGAAGAGCGTGTCTGATGAAGGCCTGACCAGGGCTGTGGCAGCTGTGGCTAGGCTCACGCTGCTGTACCCTGAGGCCACGGTGAAGCAGGTTTGTAATCTTGCTGTAGTCAACCGCGGAGCACACCCGTTCCTGGCGCAaatcctctgctccttcccagcgCTGAGCTTCCTGGAGACCCGCAATGATCCAGGCAGGCCACGCAGCCTGGTGGGGAGGTGTCTGGAGGAGGCGGTGTGGGGGAGGCTCTCCACTGCGAGGGAGGAGGAGCAGTTCCTCGAGTTCCTATCCTTTCTCATGCAGCCAAGCTCAGCCACCCCACTTGTGTCCCCTGCCGAGGTGACCAAAGTCTTTGTCCTTCCCTATTTGAAATCCGACTCTGCTCAAATTGAGCTGAGCCTGCAGATCCTCAGTAAGGTTTTGGAGGTACAGTCCTGTTTGGAAGAGCATTGGATCAAGTCCTGTCACCCGTTCCCGCTTCTCCTCAGCCTCTGCAAGCTTCTAGATGGTTACTCAAAGTACTGGCATCAGCCCAGGGACCAGCTCTTTCCTTCGCTGGAGACCAAAGACCTGATCCTGAACATCCTCTGCCAGCTCTGTGAGGTGGTGAGACCAGAAACCGCCCCCTCCCCTGAGCTGTGGGTCCAGTCGCTGGCTTGGCTTCACAGGAGGGTGGCCTTGCTGGACTGGACCGTCGGTCTCCGGCTGAAGAAGCTTTATGGAGACCACTTCAAGAACGAGGTCCCAGCGACGCTGTTTGAGATCTGCGCGCTTCCTGAGGACGAGTGGACGTCCCGGGATGTGCCAGCTTACGGACCGGGCAGCGGGCTCCTGGCGTGGATGGAGTGCTGCTGCGTGTCCACAGTGCTCAGGGAGACGATGCTGACGCTCCTCACGGTCAACGCGGACAACCCCGAAGAAGTGAATCTTTTCAGCAAAGGGTTCCTGGTGGCCCTCATTCAGGTCCTCCCTTGGTGCAGCCATAGCGAATGGAAGAGGCTCACGCCCGTGGTCGAAAACCTGCTGCAGAGACAAGTCTTGCACGTGCCATACACGCTGGAGTACGTGCAGTACATGCCCCTGCTCAACCTCAGGCCGTTTGCCTGCTCGCTCCAGTTCTCCGTGCTCTTCCTGCGGggcttccagctcctctgcagctccagctgttCCACCTGGCTACCGGCAGAGGCTTGGCTCCACGTGGTCCAGCTGTACTGCAGCAGCCTCACCGCCCTGCTGGGCTGCGTCAAGAGTGCAGCGGGGCCCCCCTGGCACCCTGCCGAGGACAGGACCCCCACGCAGGAGGTGTCCTTCGTCTGCATCCAGATGTTCTGTCACCTGCTGCACGTCGCTGCCATGCTGCCGGACAAGGGGTGCAGCGATCCGCTGGTGGTGGTGGCGTTGGAGATCCTCTCGCAGTACGAGACGTTCAGCAGCGCCGATACAGCCCCCAGCAACGCGCTGCGGAGAGCCAACGAGAGGCACTTCCTGGAGTCCATCACGGACAACGTCAGGGATGAGGCGCTGCGGGGCACCCTCCTGCAGAAGCTCAGCAAGCTGGGAGCCAGCTCGGCGTGA
- the GEMIN4 gene encoding gem-associated protein 4 isoform X2 yields the protein MEPGPWGVCEETAILHGGFLLAARLTQPRPLRELRKADWPRVGPPITDALREIGARCPSPLQHGLWKKEAVAIVWAKVLLPGPPAASLDQGWKEDGFFSVGRMIPDVNHTILFELVKALDVPQLFVQLLLVLPRDVGRSQLEHLVEYVASETSPSDIRLFLDVWWEVMKHKEGQEDAIVSAFSTLIHQHGCESCLDDGLQPPKRFKGDPGSLNDPPAATSLLMALMEGLKQTYGSITLPAMRCYGLANMVELLSVFTELEPEGSTLPAAEYLEKVSSVVGLWTSNTESQFHHMGLGEKVKEAERSMSLLSTAKISREELFVGLGFLHSLLCAWGEELQGTLNSSEQLCYESYRLLDTLTTFEKNLVCFSETRDLGEDETHVVLELTQITKDFLTETSASLKSKDSDTSLVSSVAMTIIEQKLDRHMEMCSIFASEKTWAFSKDWVNCLMKNKALFQKPELVLKLLETLMDFAVSRQDKEGQELEMQVTQAIMECYTELSLTDKNKVISSVLVSWGGAGLSLNLQGVTEGFQEDLNVTFNQITKSVSDEGLTRAVAAVARLTLLYPEATVKQVCNLAVVNRGAHPFLAQILCSFPALSFLETRNDPGRPRSLVGRCLEEAVWGRLSTAREEEQFLEFLSFLMQPSSATPLVSPAEVTKVFVLPYLKSDSAQIELSLQILSKVLEVQSCLEEHWIKSCHPFPLLLSLCKLLDGYSKYWHQPRDQLFPSLETKDLILNILCQLCEVVRPETAPSPELWVQSLAWLHRRVALLDWTVGLRLKKLYGDHFKNEVPATLFEICALPEDEWTSRDVPAYGPGSGLLAWMECCCVSTVLRETMLTLLTVNADNPEEVNLFSKGFLVALIQVLPWCSHSEWKRLTPVVENLLQRQVLHVPYTLEYVQYMPLLNLRPFACSLQFSVLFLRGFQLLCSSSCSTWLPAEAWLHVVQLYCSSLTALLGCVKSAAGPPWHPAEDRTPTQEVSFVCIQMFCHLLHVAAMLPDKGCSDPLVVVALEILSQYETFSSADTAPSNALRRANERHFLESITDNVRDEALRGTLLQKLSKLGASSA from the exons ATGGAGCCCG GGCCGTGGGGCGTGTGCGAGGAGACGGCCATCCTGCACGGCGGGTTCCTGCTGGCCGCCCGGCTGACCCAGCCGCGGCCGCTGCGGGAGCTGCGCAAAGCCGACTGGCCACGCGTGGGACCCCCCATCACCGATGCGCTGCGGGAGATCGGGGCCCGCTGCCCTTCGCCGCTGCAGCACGGCCTCTGGAAGAAAGAGGCGGTGGCCATCGTCTGGGCTAAAGTCCTGCTGCCGGGCCCGCCGGCCGCCTCACTGGACCAGGGGTGGAAGGAGGACGGCTTCTTCTCCGTGGGCAGGATGATCCCCGACGTTAACCACACCATCCTCTTCGAGCTGGTGAAGGCCCTTGATGTGCCCCAGCTCTTcgtgcagctgctgctggtgctgccacGGGATGTGGGCCGGAGCCAGCTGGAGCACTTGGTGGAGTACGTCGCCAGCGAGACGTCCCCGTCGGACATCAGGTTGTTCCTGGACGTGTGGTGGGAGGTGATGAAACACAAGGAGGGCCAGGAAGACGCAATAGTCTCTGCGTTCAGCACTCTCATACATCAGCATGGGTGTGAATCCTGTCTGGATGATGGTCTCCAGCCCCCAAAGAGGTTCAAGGGTGACCCTGGCTCTCTGAATGACCCCCCCGCTGCCACCAGCCTGCTCATGGCCCTGATGGAGGGGTTAAAGCAAACCTATGGGAGCATCACCCTGCCCGCCATGAGGTGCTATGGCTTGGCCAACATGGTGGAGCTGCTGTCCGTGTTCACCGAACTAGAGCCGGAgggcagcaccctccctgccgCAGAGTACCTGGAAAAGGTCAGCTCTGTGGTTGGCCTCTGGACCAGCAACACTGAAAGCCAGTTCCACCACATGGGGCTAGGCGAGAAGGtgaaggaagcagagagaagcaTGAGCCTCTTGTCCACAGCCAAGATCTCTCGTGAGGAGCTCTTTGTTGGCTTGGGCTTTCTCCATAGCTTGTTGTGTgcctggggagaggagctgcagggcaCCCTGAACAGCTCTGAGCAGCTCTGCTATGAGAGCTACCGGCTCCTGGACACGCTTACCACCTTTGAGAAGAACCTGGTTTGCTTCTCAGAGACTAGAGATCTGGGTGAGGATGAGACACATGTAGTGCTAGAGCTGACACAGATCACCAAGGACTTTCTCACAGAGACCAGCGCCAGCCTGAAGAGCAAGGATTCAGACACCAGCCTGGTGTCTTCAGTTGCCATGACAATCATTGAGCAAAAGCTGGACCGGCACATGGAGATGTGCTCCATTTTTGCTTCTGAGAAGACCTGGGCCTTTTCAAAGGACTGGGTTAATTGCCTCATGAAAAACAAAGCTCTCTTCCAGAAACCAGAACTAGTTTTGAAATTGCTGGAGACGCTGATGGACTTTGCTGTGTCCCGCCAAGACAAGGAGGGCCAAGAGCTGGAGATGCAAGTGACCCAAGCCATCATGGAGTGTTACACTGAGCTTTCGCTAACCGACAAAAACAAAGTGATCTCAAGCGTCCTGGTGTCCTGGGGCGGAGCAGGTCTGTCCCTGAACTTGCAGGGTGTCACAGAgggcttccaggaggatctgaaCGTGACTTTCAACCAGATCACGAAGAGCGTGTCTGATGAAGGCCTGACCAGGGCTGTGGCAGCTGTGGCTAGGCTCACGCTGCTGTACCCTGAGGCCACGGTGAAGCAGGTTTGTAATCTTGCTGTAGTCAACCGCGGAGCACACCCGTTCCTGGCGCAaatcctctgctccttcccagcgCTGAGCTTCCTGGAGACCCGCAATGATCCAGGCAGGCCACGCAGCCTGGTGGGGAGGTGTCTGGAGGAGGCGGTGTGGGGGAGGCTCTCCACTGCGAGGGAGGAGGAGCAGTTCCTCGAGTTCCTATCCTTTCTCATGCAGCCAAGCTCAGCCACCCCACTTGTGTCCCCTGCCGAGGTGACCAAAGTCTTTGTCCTTCCCTATTTGAAATCCGACTCTGCTCAAATTGAGCTGAGCCTGCAGATCCTCAGTAAGGTTTTGGAGGTACAGTCCTGTTTGGAAGAGCATTGGATCAAGTCCTGTCACCCGTTCCCGCTTCTCCTCAGCCTCTGCAAGCTTCTAGATGGTTACTCAAAGTACTGGCATCAGCCCAGGGACCAGCTCTTTCCTTCGCTGGAGACCAAAGACCTGATCCTGAACATCCTCTGCCAGCTCTGTGAGGTGGTGAGACCAGAAACCGCCCCCTCCCCTGAGCTGTGGGTCCAGTCGCTGGCTTGGCTTCACAGGAGGGTGGCCTTGCTGGACTGGACCGTCGGTCTCCGGCTGAAGAAGCTTTATGGAGACCACTTCAAGAACGAGGTCCCAGCGACGCTGTTTGAGATCTGCGCGCTTCCTGAGGACGAGTGGACGTCCCGGGATGTGCCAGCTTACGGACCGGGCAGCGGGCTCCTGGCGTGGATGGAGTGCTGCTGCGTGTCCACAGTGCTCAGGGAGACGATGCTGACGCTCCTCACGGTCAACGCGGACAACCCCGAAGAAGTGAATCTTTTCAGCAAAGGGTTCCTGGTGGCCCTCATTCAGGTCCTCCCTTGGTGCAGCCATAGCGAATGGAAGAGGCTCACGCCCGTGGTCGAAAACCTGCTGCAGAGACAAGTCTTGCACGTGCCATACACGCTGGAGTACGTGCAGTACATGCCCCTGCTCAACCTCAGGCCGTTTGCCTGCTCGCTCCAGTTCTCCGTGCTCTTCCTGCGGggcttccagctcctctgcagctccagctgttCCACCTGGCTACCGGCAGAGGCTTGGCTCCACGTGGTCCAGCTGTACTGCAGCAGCCTCACCGCCCTGCTGGGCTGCGTCAAGAGTGCAGCGGGGCCCCCCTGGCACCCTGCCGAGGACAGGACCCCCACGCAGGAGGTGTCCTTCGTCTGCATCCAGATGTTCTGTCACCTGCTGCACGTCGCTGCCATGCTGCCGGACAAGGGGTGCAGCGATCCGCTGGTGGTGGTGGCGTTGGAGATCCTCTCGCAGTACGAGACGTTCAGCAGCGCCGATACAGCCCCCAGCAACGCGCTGCGGAGAGCCAACGAGAGGCACTTCCTGGAGTCCATCACGGACAACGTCAGGGATGAGGCGCTGCGGGGCACCCTCCTGCAGAAGCTCAGCAAGCTGGGAGCCAGCTCGGCGTGA
- the TLCD3A gene encoding TLC domain-containing protein 3A isoform X2: MVTHHLFILVVLTPVTQHFRGELGDFFVGCIFIAELSTPFVSLGKILVQVGEGGHRAQLWGPHSSSYPFRTAGCPSPSAPVQGVLKRGSPTAAPSSPPVLPSSLPPVRFPSLSPSKQHAQWHPQTGSRAVSWCCPLLSVPPPAPRSLLPQPSVPHASLLPALLHPFPPRFPAPSGILPLIHTSWVLIPMLPAQSVPRGAMGRCSLSAHPMFTFFLPQLKMQDTLLHKVNGILILVTFFLCRILLFPFMYAAYARQVGIPIYMVPFRIPLHCNIANASLIAPQLYWFRLICRKAAQLYGGSPADKSR, from the exons ATGGTGACCCACCACCTCTTCATCCTCGTTGTGCTCACCCCCGTCACCCAG CACTtcaggggagagctgggggacTTCTTTGTGGGCTGCATCTTCATAGCAGAGCTGAGCACCCCTTTTGTATCGCTGGGCAAAATCCTCGTGCAGGTAGGTGAGGGGGGACACAGGGctcagctctggggaccccacaGCAGTTCATACCCTTTCCGTACCGCAGGCTGCCCTTCTCCATCAGCCCCTGTTCAGGGGGTCTTGAAGcggggcagccccacagctgccccgagctccccaccagtgctgccctcctccctgcctcctgtTAGGTTCCCATCCCTTTCCCCCAGTAAGCAGCATGCCCAGTGGCATCCCCAAACTGGGAGCCGTGCCGTGTCCTGGTGCTGCCCCCTCCTGTCTGTACCTCCCCCTGCACCacgctccctcctgccccagccctctGTCCCCCAcgcctcccttctccctgccctcctccatcccttcccacCGCGCTTTCCTGCTCCCTCCGGAATTCTCCCCCTCATCCATACTTCCTGGGTGCTCATACCCATGCTCCCAGCGCAGTCAGTGCCCAGGGGAGCGATGGGGCGCTGCTCACTCAGCGCTCACCCCATGTTcaccttcttccttccccagctCAAAATGCAGGACACCCTCCTGCACAAGGTGAACGGGATCCTCATCCTAGTGACCTTCTTCCTCTGCCGGATTCTCCTCTTCCCCTTCATGTACGCGGCCTACGCCAGGCAGGTGGGAATCCCCATTTACATGGTGCCTTTCCGCATCCCCCTGCACTGCAACATAGCCAACGCCTCCCTCATCGCCCCACAGCTCTACTGGTTCAGGCTCATCTGCCGCAAAGCTGCCCAACTCTACGGCGGCTCGCCCGCCGACAAGAGCAGATAA